The DNA region tcaaataattgtaatgtatttctaaaaaattatatctgtGGAAGATAGAATTAGTGCACtaaggtaatatttttaaaaaagaatatctatattaatacttattcataatttaccgGAAACTTATggtatacttaaatttaatggaaatcccgattactcaattaaaaatctattgaTGAAATGACTCTTTTAATACTAGAAAGTCAAAGAATTAACCAATTACTCATTCAAATCTAACAgaaacctttaaaattatacctcTTTtgatggaatttttaaaaataaaacaataggtATAACTAATAACGTTAAAAacaccatttaaaattttacaatttacaattttctgatttctatttaatttatttcataatttaactaCAGATAAAGCACAAAGTAAATTGACCTAGttctcttttttattaaattctcaagttaattttatttattatacatataaatacatacactTATATGAACATatctaattacaaaatataaatgtaataatttttaagacgtTTTAATAAATGGATATTCTGGATGTTCTGTAAAcctgaaaaaaattagtagtaaaatatatagtaaacgatattaaacaattatcctttaaatgttgaaaagtCAAGTACTCTTTCATCTTTATTTAAGGCTTTCAAATCTTTCATATCTTGTTTAAagtcaaatatatcaaaattctcAGCAATTCTCTTGGGATTTACACTTTTAGGAATAACCACAAGGTCTCTTTGTATTAAGAACCTCAGTAGTACTTGGGCAGGTGACTTATCGTGTTTCTTAGCAATTTTTACAACGATGTCGTCTTCCAAAAGTTTGGGAATAATCCAATTATTACAACCACGATTTAATCGTTTAATTACCCTTACTTATTGGCGAACTAGGGGGCTTTGTCTAAACCAGGTAATCCCAGGGGAGAATAAACAGTCACAACAATATCGTGTTTCTTGCAGAATTCTACCAATTCGTTTTATTGGAAGTAAGCGTGACACTCAATTTGTAAGTTACTGGGTTTAATTTTAGCATTCTCAACAACTCTTTTAAATTACGTTATGTTACAGTTGGACAATCCTGTAGATCTTGCTAAACCTTTTCGTTGGGCTTCTACAATTGTCCAAACCACAGTTAATcagacatttaaataaattacatattattaaattgactaCCATCCAAATGGCTACATGGTCAGTTTTCAAATCCAGATCTAAGAAGCCATATTTGGTGAGTGGATGTAAATTAACACCAATGTACTCTTTtgatggaatttaaatttttagaaataaaataatagatataactaataatgttaaaaataatcattctttaaaattttacgatttagaattttctgatttctatttaatttatttcgtaaTTGAACTACAGATAAAACACaaagtaaattgatttatttctcttttttattaaattctcaggttaattttatttataatacatataaatacatacacttatatgaatatatctaatgaattacaaaatataaatgtaacaatttttaagacGTTTTAATGAATGGATATTCTGGATGTTTAGTAAACCTGAAAAACAAAAcagtagtaaaatatatagtaaatgatattaaacaattaccctttaaatgttgaaaagtCAAGTACTCTTTCATCTTTATTTAAGGCTTTCAAATCTTTCATATCTTGGTCGTCAAGTTTAAagtcaaatatatcaaaattctcAGCAATTCTCTTGGGATTTACACTTTTAGGAATAACCACAAGGTCTCTTTGTATTAAGAACCTCAGTAGTACTTGGGCAGGTGACTTATCGTGTTTCTTAGCAATTTTTACGACGGTTTCGTCTTCCAAAAGTTTGGGAATAGTTCTAAAATCACAGACCAATTATTTCAACCACGATTTAATCGTTTAATTACCCTTACTTATTGGCGAACTCGGGATCTTTGGCTAAACCGGGTGATCCCAAGGGTGAGTAAGCAGTCACAACAATATCGTGTTTCTTGCAGAAATCTACCAATTCGTTTTGTTGGAAGTAAGCGTGACACTCAATTTGTAAGTTACTGGGTTTAATTTTAGCATTCTCAACAACccttttaagttgtgttatgtTAAAGTTGGACAATCCTATAGATCTAGCCAAACCTTTTCGCTGGGCTTCTTCCATTGCCTAAACCACAGGTAATgagacatttaaataaattacatgttattaaattaccttCCAAATGGCTACATGGTCAGTTTTCAAATCCAGATCTAAGGAGCCATCTTTGGTGAGTGGATGTAAGTTACCGTCAATGTACTTCAACCCAAATGGTGTGTGTACCAGGTAGAGATCTACATAGTCGAGTTGAAGATCCGCTAGTGACTTGTTGAGGAAAACCTCGACGTGTTCTGGTCGCATGCCAGGAGGTGGCAGTTTTGTTACGACAAATAAATCACttcctaaaatttaaacttggtCAAGTAATTGCGAtggaaattgttttgttatttacgATTTAGTTTCCCAGATGATAGCCAACGGTTTAACACTTTTCCtatgtttttttcattttgataaaCTGGAGCCGTATCAATGTGGCGGTAGCCTACCTTCAAAGCAGCCTCCACAGCATTTTCTATTTCATCACCTTTAGCCTAAAAccacaattaacaataaatagtaattaaaaaacgttATACATACATTCCAGGTTCCAAAACCTATAACtggaattttaacattttcactAAGAGACATCTCTGGTATGGTAGCTTGAGTTGATGGTACATAAAGAAAAAAGTGTGCACTAAAGAcacaaacaaaaactaaattaacatGCATCTcgtgtaattaattgttaatgcaAAAGTCACTTTATACTGGTTTCTTAGCAGAAACTGAACCAGTAAGTTTGTCTtacatgaatataaataaacagaatGACCTTCTACCAGTGTCTTAGAAGCATTTGCATGTAGCCTcaggtttattatttatatgatagtttATTAACGAGGAAGGTGGAATTGTatggatttaattataaaaaataaaccagtTTGAcgcattatataaaaatcttcaTTAATGACAAAGACATTAGGCTTGTTGTAAACTACTGTATATATGAAATCATTTGATTTACAAAACcaaaaattactaaacaaaatatgtcttagtttattttttaaattattattgtttgttaattattaattttttaatacagtacttatttttaataaaaccactCATAAGCAGTTAAATATGTAcgagtttaaataaaacaccaaaaatgtttaaacacaattttcaatatatttaattaattatcacattTCCATAATTTACACTTAAGCATCATTGAATGGATATTCTGGGTGATTTTCGAtgctacaaaaaataaaatattcttttaagatTAGTCGCCTaaatgtaagtaaatatttatttaccctTTGAAAACCTTGAAGTCCACGCGACGAGCGTTCTTGTTTAACTTCTTCAGTTCGGCCATGTCCTCATCGTCTAAAGTGAAATCGAAAATATCAATGTTCTCCCTAATTCTCTTGGGTGTGGTGCTCTTCGGTATGGCAACAAGTCCCCTCTGAATGTGCTGCCGCAATAAAACTTGGGCCGGTGATTTATTGTGTTTCTTTGCGATTTTCTCCACCACCGGATCTTCCAAGAGGTTAACGGTCTTTACcctaaaaaatccaatctcaattaattaaaatttcgatGGCAATCACGGACGACTAACTTGAGTCCAACGGCGTCGGCGAATTTCTTGAAACCAGGAGCTCCAATTGGCGAGTAGGCGGTCACgacaatgttattatttttacagaaatcAACAAGTTCGTCCTGTTGGAAATACGCATTGCATTCTACCTGCAGATTGCTGGGTTTGATCtttgaattgtttataattctgGTGATCTGTGAGatgttaaaattggataatCCGATCGTTCTTGCTTTGCCTTTGTCCACCTGCTCCtccattttctaaaattaatcgaCATTAATGCCTAACGTAGCagataatttgatattattttttcacc from Aethina tumida isolate Nest 87 chromosome 1, icAetTumi1.1, whole genome shotgun sequence includes:
- the LOC109609318 gene encoding 1,5-anhydro-D-fructose reductase-like produces the protein MHVNLVFVCVFSAHFFLYVPSTQATIPEMSLSENVKIPVIGFGTWNAKGDEIENAVEAALKVGYRHIDTAPVYQNEKNIGKVLNRWLSSGKLNRSDLFVVTKLPPPGMRPEHVEVFLNKSLADLQLDYVDLYLVHTPFGLKYIDGNLHPLTKDGSLDLDLKTDHVAIWKAMEEAQRKGLARSIGLSNFNITQLKRVVENAKIKPSNLQIECHAYFQQNELVDFCKKHDIVVTAYSPLGSPGLAKDPEFANKTIPKLLEDETVVKIAKKHDKSPAQVLLRFLIQRDLVVIPKSVNPKRIAENFDIFDFKLDDQDMKDLKALNKDERVLDFSTFKGFTKHPEYPFIKTS
- the LOC109609345 gene encoding 1,5-anhydro-D-fructose reductase codes for the protein MELLYFAALFVSGFVCKIHATTPPTSVTLNGGIQMPSIGLGTFLSKDDSLEKAVEEALEAGYRHFDTATLYENEHVIGKVLKKWISEGKVKRSDLFIVTKLPINGMRPDLVEVFLNKSLHDLQLDYIDLYLIHSPIGIKYKEGETATLNTNVTVDIDPTTDHIAIWKKMEEQVDKGKARTIGLSNFNISQITRIINNSKIKPSNLQVECNAYFQQDELVDFCKNNNIVVTAYSPIGAPGFKKFADAVGLKVKTVNLLEDPVVEKIAKKHNKSPAQVLLRQHIQRGLVAIPKSTTPKRIRENIDIFDFTLDDEDMAELKKLNKNARRVDFKVFKGIENHPEYPFNDA